The Vanessa tameamea isolate UH-Manoa-2023 chromosome 31, ilVanTame1 primary haplotype, whole genome shotgun sequence genome includes the window CAAATCAACAAATGCATGCcgttggaaaaaaaaaatcgtttcattTTACCATTAAATGAAAACGggaattatagttttaaatgtaaattattatagagAGGAAagagttgattttatttttttgaaatatatggtTTAAATGAACATGTAAAAAGGTTTTTGAATGAAACGTTTTTTTCCCAACTTCATTTATACGGATCAACAGAATTGTTTTCAGAAAACATAACTTTGGAAAACTATACAAAATAACAGACAAGCGAAgacttattattacatatttaacataCTATTTAACTCGctattaatctaaatataatgcgaccagaaataaataaataaataaacagaacgGGGACAAAACCTAAATCTATCCTAAGACCGATTTTGtctagaaatgaaaatattcatttttattttcatcgatAATTTCCAATAGATTTCTCGACGAAAATCGGCCAGAATGTATAAACGCCCTAACATCACAtcgttatgatatatttaaaagtcgCGTAaggatagtttttttttttttaataaaaatacaaaatgggGAAATCGTGTAAATCACTAACATTTCGTGGTCATTTTGAATAAGTTCACAAGATCACATAGGTACATTCTCATCTCAACAAAAGCTCGGATATTCTACGAAGCAACCTCAAAAGTGTGCGTTAGTCGAAAACGAAAACGAATACATGAGCCAACGAAACATCTATGTCTACTGACAACATCCATGGACGGTAGAAAAAAGGAGGGGTAGGGGAAAAGATAGCGTAAAATATATACGTGCGATAGCCTAGTAATGTTtacataagttattttatttagtatattaaatgaagcaAGAGAAATCATCCGTCGTTAACATCAAACTAGCGGTACACGAAATGAAAAAAACTACAACATCTATTGCATATTATTGCtgtgaatttttatatacataataataatcgacAGTCGTATCAGTTCGTTTTCggaataaatgtaaaatgaactTCATTTAAGCTGATTATTactcatttcattttaaaaacgaattaattttaatttatatttagcacgaaatgtcaattattattttgtacacgtTTACAGTATATCATTAAagatactatttaataaattacattaattcttaattggcataatatacaaattgacACAATATTATTTCGACGAAGCCTTGACATCTCACCatttatttgtcaattaattttataactttttgctattatatataaGGCCCAAAATTGCAATTTGCTATACGAGAAATGCTAcggagtatttttaattaaagtttttatattgacTTTGTTGAAACTCACCACTAGATGGCGTAAGCACGTCAACTTCACACACACGTTAAGCAATCGCTATGAAAATTGGTATACATTAGAGTAAGCAGAATTTATAGAGGaagtaatatcatataaaaaaaaaaactaagaggCTTTACAACATAAGTCAGATATTATCTACTATGTATAGTTAAATAAGTTAAACTAACGAACTTTCTAgaagtgtttttatttgtaatggctctagttattgattttaaataatgcaggtaggcagactggttaatgatctgatggtaagtggtcatcgtcGCCACATCAGCGCTTTaagatattaactatttattataccgTCAAAACACCACCTGATTTGAAGATGTCGAGTATTTCTCGCTAAAATTAGTGCAGTCGataacaaaagtaaattaataatgtctGTATGtcgcttaaattaattatatatgataatttgtatgtcaaattatatattatgccaAAATTCCATCACGAGAGAACCCACATCTTAACTCCAATACAATCATTTGCCacagattcaaataaaaaaactacaagaCATCGAATGGACTAGCTACatccattattataaatatcaaaaaatatttattttttttgtgttttaaaacaatatttcttaaGCACGCGATCATTGGGAATTATTCTACAAAACATCAAAATTCTAGCATTTTCTAAAACAAAGGAATCATCTACtagatttaaagtaaattaaaaacattgaacaAACATTACTCACGAATATTATAGTCTACTATACTTTACAGCCCTGAATAAATGTATCCACAAATACATACATCGATATCAAAAACAATAgaataaacgtaaaaaataaacagcgTTGTATAAAGgacgtaataatataattacaaccagtaatatttaaaaatagaatcattaTTTAAACTCATTTGAAAATTATCGAATTAAATGAACTCTTTATTgagattcatatattttaagaatatatgaatcgttttttttattaatattcaaggctgtaaaatttcaaatttagaatcgCTCTTAGAGGATTATATGCTTAAGTCTGATTGGTGTTATCATTTATATCGGAAAgactgtataaataaattaaatctataacaaaatatttggcACTTCGCGTGTTTCAAATGGTATATTCAATTTACAACAGTCTTAGTTACGTTCATTTAAATCgacaattactaaaatattgctTGGATTtcttatacatttatgtaaatagcCTTTTTATACAATGGAGCGTGTTAAATCGTGTTCGGTTAGAATCAGataaatgtgataaaaattataacaatctGAAGATACCATTTCAAACACAATGctacatttaatatgaaaatgaaaaaaaatcaacgatagagaatacatttaaatatataaggcatttttaagttttcatttaatatgaaaatggtTTAATTGCCGTTACTAAGTTACATTTACttcaatgtttatataatatttggtgTTATTTGggacttaaaattatatattatatcttaatataaatggaatggacaaaatataaaatgataaataaattaaattgaaaaatgaaatcattttatagCCTATCTAAGGAATATATGCaatattatttgcataataattttgtatatataatataattcaataaatcttGCAATTTAACTAGCTAGTTTATCCATCTTATAATGGtacaatttcgtttttttttttttttaattttaatgttaaatacctAAGCATATACCTAAAACTGAAGAGCCGtacctatatattaatgtaGCACGTATCATTAAACTTTAAAGGGAAGTGTATAGCAACAAGAGAAAGGCAACGACAGTTATTTGATAAAAGTTTAAACCTTTACCAATAGAATAACCGTCTTTGGTTAATATTACCTTAGatctatttgaatatatacgtattttagcTATTCGCTATGTCCGTCTACTGAAGCGATTATAGGcgtaaattaattcattttatcgtCAGAACTAGCTTTAAGACTACAGCTAAATTTTTCTATCTATCTTCGAGTTCAGCTATCGTAcatttttgttgatatattCTTGACTTaatgttttcatgttttttttttcttttgtttgtaaCACACTCAACGCTTTGATTGACAGGATGAAAAAAATTGACACGCCAATTCGTTCATTagctaaaataatatgtaaatttagattaacttttatatcttataataattttttttttttttttttctagcgATATGTCTCTCAGTTTCTCTACATGCAAAACAAATGATACAAAATAGAAATGAACCTACGACAGATAAACAATaactcatttaatataatatataaaatatatttttttttacaaaatattcatatgaTAGAGGGCGTTTCTGTAcgccaaattttttttttaaaaagttttcaaaaaAGTCAGTAGTTTAGTATAGTGACTACCGTTTCAATAATGTTGCCATTAAAAAATTCTAGTATTCCTCTATCGAGGTACAAAcacgaaaaagaaaaaagaacagcaaaatttttttttttaaataaacgtcagACGCAACGTCAAATTTCCACGCACACCATTACAGACTAACTACAGTAAACGATTAAATGCTTCTTATAATCtagacaataaatattttttcttttcccttaaatttaaataaatctaatattttgtCTAAGATTCGGTATGTATTTCCCCAAagtcctttttttaaatgatctcCAAGCCCATTGTTTACATATAGACACAACCTTTTTTATAAccatatagttatatattatataaaagtcgtgggttttttttttaattaaacggaTCTGATTTGGCATAGTAATGAcgtccagaaaaaaaaaaatactaaaacctCTTTGTATAGCTTCCGTCtattcgtataatttttttttttgttaatatctaTTTGTGACACCACCTGGCTTTCACAGCGgatataaaatttcttaaaaaacgcTCACTCGCTTTCTGTACCCTTCCTACATTTTTCTAGGTTCCCTATTAAACATTTTTCCAAAAATCTACATTATTTTTCCACTAATCTTATCCTAAACTTGTGCTCACAGATGTTTGGTACCGAAACATTGCTTGATtccacgaaaaaaaaaaaaaaagtcacacTTATTTTTCGCAACCAATTGGCCCGCGTCCTTCTGATATagtcttaattatatatcttatcaTAACTTAtcattaactatatattatctaATGTTACCGCGTATTTTTTGACGCAGTTTTAAGCAGCGATAGAAAGAAATACTTCGTTAGAATGACTCACATTATGCTTCACTTCGACAGACATATACCGCTCCGAGACTTTTATATGCAAGGCTTTAAGCCACATACGCCCAGAACCTTCCCTGCGACAGAGGATTCCCCTTTCTAAATAACGAAATCACAATCCGACCGAACGCTTGTAATGGAAGGAAttaccaaattaaataaaatcaagtacTAGATTGCTCATAGAAGACAGAAGTACATTTCAAGCGATCGTTCGGTTGAAAACATATACGATAACGAAGCATAAACTATAgcgaaattaaaacaattatataatgacTAGAATAACAACAGAATTGTTACAACAACATAATAGCAAAACAACAAGATTGGAGTGTTGTCTGGGTATAGTTTAAGGGGGGAGGGGGAGTTAGTTTAGCATCCATTCCTTGTGTGCGCAGCAGCAAGGATCTTGGGAAGCGGCTCGCTGGCCTCACACGAGCAAACTCGGAGCCAACCACTCATCCTCTCCGATCtgcaatgaatatataataattttaataaattacttataatgtaTCCCTAGCAATATAACCTCTCAggtaattccaccacgctgctccaatgcgggttggtatgTAAACATACAGATTCACTTCCGGCACGTGTAggttttctcacaatgtttttctCTACCGAGAACAGGatgtatttcaaatcaaaatatactttattcaagtaggcttttacaagcacttttgaatggtcatttaacaaactatttaaagtaaagctaccaccggttcggaatgtagattctaccgaaaagaaccggcaaaaaaaaTTCTGCGAAATTTTAGTTACTACAACCGTATAACTAGTTACTATGTTGAAAAGTCATTGTGCTTCTTATCTGAACTTTAACTATTTTGAATTACAAAttggtaaaaaaaacattcttgaTGTAACACGGCGTTTCGTTGATGACCGACTCGCGTGTCATGCCGGTAAACGTCACGACGCTCTCTTATACCGTCACGTCACTCCGTCCCCTCTCTACAGTCTCGtgtcccgcattggagcaacgtggaattagctccaaaccttctccttagagggagaggaagccttagtcCAGCAATCGGACCTTTACAGGCTGTTACCGATCGAAATAGGTTCCAAAAGCATTAGCCGgtcacatttttaaaattaatatttggttCAAACGTTTCGTTAAGTGTTGAATATCAACTCACCGGTTGGACTTGAAAGTGCTGGACTGGGTAGTGCAATACTTGGGGTGGTTGAGACATAGCAGCAACACCTCCCACTCCCCCAACACCACCTACACCACCGCCCAGGGCCCACGGCAGTTGAACTCCTCCCATTCTGTAACCAATATTAAGCTATGTGAAATATTGAAACTGTGATCGTATTTATCATTCATATAGTTCAgtctttgaataattaaaagtgCGTTTTGTTGTCACACATTCACATAGACGTCGTTCGTACGTAAGCGAAGTCGCGGACAGAACATGGTGTTATCCGAATGAAagctcaaataaaaataaagtactcTAGTCTTCttcattaatgtataaaaattaaatataatttcgtattcttattataaaataatttaccccATATACTGTTGCTGGTAGCCCGCAAACTGTCCCGCATAAGAGTAACCTTGTACCCCCTGTACGCCTTGCAAGAACCCGCCGAGTTGTTGGGGGTAAGTGTTGTACCAGTAAGACGCTGGGGGTACCCCGCCCGTGTACGCCCCGAATGGACTATACGCTGTGCCACCAAGctgtaaatataatagatattaattaatttacataaaataaacataatcagcctgtaaatttcccactgctgggctaaggcctcctctcccgttgaggagaaggtatggagcatattccaccacgctgctccaatgcgggttggtggaatacacatgtggcagaatttcgttgaaattacacatatgcaggtttcctcacgatgttttccttcaccgccgagcacgagatgaattataaacacaaattaagcacatgggccatctcggctcggctctTAATTTACACAGATTAAATAGTTAGTGATCTTTGTTCTTGCCAccgatgatgatgtcgtcctgaccgatttcagttaCAATAGCCAATCTCAAAGGGATACCAACTCCGCAGGacatactaccgccaaacagcagtactcagtattgttgtgttccggtttgaagggtgagtgagccagtgtaactacaggcacaagagatgtaacatcttagtttccaaggttggtggcgcattggtgatgtaaggaatggttaatattttttacaacgccattgtctatgggcggtggtgaccatttatcatctggtggcccatttgctcgtccgcctaccgatatcataaaaaaaagtgtgtGCGTCAACACAGGTGCAttatcataatccgatgggatgaaACCGATAAGACCGGAAAGAGTTTATGCGCAGGGTCCACGGATTTAAGTGCTTTCCGCGGCACGAGAGTGTATACCTTCCAACTTCGGGACTTCGGACTGTCACCGAGAATTTCATCAGATTCAGAAAAACCCAGACTTATTGGCCCGAACTGGGTTTTGAGCCCAGAATCTCGGGATCTGCATATCTagccattagaccaacgaggcagttaatTCTTACTAATATACTCAATTACGAACTGATTAAAGtcttttatacctaacacctgcccTCCCCATCACACGAGGGTGAaggaactattatttataaaattgtgatTGTACGTTGATTGTGTGATGTTACGTAATTGACGTGAACggactattatttataaaatttataataaatgcgaaaatctGACTGTCTGTCTTTCTCAAAATTAAACCAGCTAACTGTATTTCATGAAACTTGGTATGAAACCAGCTTGACCCCAAGAGAAGAAATATAGCAACAAAAAATCAATACACGCTCTTCTTAGAATGAAGTTGAGAAATATATAAGGGAGCGTCTTGCTGTGCGGTCTTAACCCCCAGACGCGCCATTATGttttacatcaaaaatataatactgtacGCTCGTCCCGACTTCGCTCGACTATATTACAGATTCAGTTATTCTGTGAAAGCGTTGTGTGTAGCCGTTTACGCAGCGCAACAACGGAAGTTCTTAAAAGGATTATCCACCGTTTTTGCAAAAATTTTCATTGATACTCCGTCCCTATTGGGCGTAACAATTACTTTACAAATTGGAGCAGTTCCTGAGATCAACGCGTTCAACCTATATTagcatatatatacaatttactaaaaagtatcattaataatttaatttcaaacattagaaaataaaaagacCGGTACGCAAATcagtgattaataattaatttattcaaataatactcAGTTCTTAGCTAAATGTATCTTtttcatgttaataaataatggaTCTTTGCATATTTAATGAATGATCTGTCTAATTTAAATCCCTCGTAATATCACACGAATTAAATTATGACTTATCAAAGTGAAgatctttattcaatgtagaaattaaatttgtttaataattgtaaaatccATCATAGATTCAGATGTGTACAGATTTGAGAAGATCTGAAAGAATCAGCGGGTTGTTTGTCGACTAATagtgttatgtattttatttgaaacggcCTTGAGTTTTAATCTACAGGCAAATAAACTTTGACatctaattttgaatttaatgatatatgatattcatttttttttatgtattcgaCGGACGGGCAAAAAGGACATTTGATGGTAAATCACTGCCTAAAGACGTTTCTTAACTGTTTTAATTCTACATTTGAACGGTTTCCAATTACATTCTATCCTTTTGTAaaagtatacatacatagtgGCTTGTCCTTAATATTGATAGTGTTTAAACacagtcattatttttactCCTTTAAATTGATTTCTCAAGGAACCATTCGGATCCAGGATATTCGCAAGACAAATTTTGGTATTGACATGCGGCTGCATTATCCGAAAGTACAAGTTACAAATAAATCGATTAAAAGAGAAcgcgacatattttttttaaattaacttgttCAAGGTACAAAATCTTTCTTCCAAAAaaacgcaataaaaaaaaaacacatttccaTTACGGAAATATGgtcctaaataaatataatttatttattatgttttatcacatgtttaataaaaaacaaatatgtataaccTTTTTTAGAGGACCTTTGTTTGAAAAGGGTAATAGGGACCTTTGTCAACAAacaaattagtaatttaatttctgttttaCAAATGACAATATTTGTCAATCATGAAATTGGTCGTTGGTCTAGTAGGCTGACTTATAATGGAAACCGTGAATTCAAATTcagacagattaaaaaaaataagtattggaAAAAGATAAGCAGGCAAATGGATCATTTGAATGTCATCATCACCCATAActaacgcgccaccaaccttgggaactaagttatgtcccttgtgcctgtaattacccTTACActtacttacccttcaaacacaacaacgctaagttaaaaatgttaacaCGAATATTAGGTTGTTCCTTCAAGGAAAGAGCCTACACATTTTACTGTAACCCGCCCGGTGTTGCTGATGTCCACTtggtagtcattttccatcaggtgaacctcctgctcgtttgccaatataaatatattttccatacCTGGCCCTGAGATTGGGCATTATTTGGATCTCCGGATTCTTTGCCCCAGGAACACTTGACTGGCTGCCCGTTGACATCCGTATTGTGGACAGCGACGATGGCGTGGGTGGCGCTCTCCTTTGTTGAGAATCTGTAAAGAAAATCCAATTGGATAAACGTATTCTGACTATTGACAACATGTACGTTGTCCTACATCATCATAAGACAGgaaggcaaatgggccaccagaaCTTACGTGGTTACCTCCACCTCTAAGATTTTACgctgtaaagaaatattaaacatttcttacatcatcaatgcctTATTAACCTTATACGTCACTTGGGTCTGAAAATACTAGTTGACATTACTAAGTATTCCTATTTGtgggtagaataaatgatgagttaACCTGACATCGAACctttttcaaaaaatgttaactttacctatttttttatcttacgtaagaactatcgagactCCTCCCCAggcccttgtaagaaaacataagacatggtcgACGCCCCTCcccccctaaatcgtcttaGGTAATAATTGAATGGCTCCAAAGCTGTAACACCAAGTTTAAGACTCTCAAAATGGAAGGATCATTCACCATGGGTATAAGGTTAtttatcaaagattttttttggaGGAAACTTACCTTATAAAAGCATATCCTTTATCCTTAAACACGCGTATTTCCTGGATGGTGCCGAAGGGCTGGAAAGTCTTCTGCATGAGCTCCTCTGTCAGGCCTGTGGTCAGACCTCCGCAGTACACCGTGCAGTTGGTCGGTGAACTTTGGTTGTAAACTTCATCGAATGTCAACGGCTTGGAGTTTACTGGAAAGTaacgaataatattattctatcaaTTTTCGtccttaaatattaatgatggaaatttataatatcttgcATTGTAATAAACGCATTGTTGCCTGTCATAGCCACTGGGAGAACAATTGGTAACCAGTGTTGGCTTTTGGAACCCAAGTTGGATGTTGAATATAATTGGACAAATAAATTTGGGATATGTCACGATTGTAGATCTATTTTTATCCTACTAATGTTTTTCAGCTAAGATGGCTGAGTGATTAAACGcgatcttaaccgacgattgcgggttcaagcccagacaaGTCACTGAAATtccatgtgcttgatttgtatttataattcatcttatgaAAGCAAATATCATGAAGAAACTTGCATGATGCATTCTTCCATATGTGGATCCACCAAGACGCATGGCAATGGCGTGGTGCAAttagcttcaaaccttctcaagGGGTGAGAAGACCTTAGCTCAACAGTGGTATATTTACAGgatattaatatctaaatatatatagtttctcattattttcttgcaattgtaaaataatataccttgAATATATGCTATAACAATTTTTGTCAAAAATACTTCTtatctatatgaatattataaatgcgaaaataactctgtcttaTACGGCCAAACCACTCGAACCAAATTTGATGTTACTTGGTgagaagcaagcttgaaattCAAGGAATCGTATGGGCTACTGTTTTATGCTCAATAACAGATGCCAACAGCTAGTTCTTCATAAAACGTTTAAAGTAAAGGCAAAAATTTAACGTTCCAGTGTATAGCTTGAAAGCTAAAGCCGTAGATCCCAAGTTCCTGAGCTCAAATCCCAGTTCAATATTATTGGATTTTCTATCGAAAGATTCTCAGTAACAGACCGGAGTTTGGAAGTTAGAAGTGCGTACACTTTCG containing:
- the LOC113392151 gene encoding cytotoxic granule associated RNA binding protein TIA1, which produces MLAMSTLMMPAATMTTMTNAGPIPVAAATKLEPKLLQLPHPALMPQIQQQQPQQHHHQHSHGNNNKLEHYHIFVGDLSPEIETQNLRDAFAPFGEISDCRVVRDPQTLKSKGYGFVSFLKKSEAESAITAMNGQWLGSRSIRTNWATRKPPAPKNELNSKPLTFDEVYNQSSPTNCTVYCGGLTTGLTEELMQKTFQPFGTIQEIRVFKDKGYAFIRFSTKESATHAIVAVHNTDVNGQPVKCSWGKESGDPNNAQSQGQLGGTAYSPFGAYTGGVPPASYWYNTYPQQLGGFLQGVQGVQGYSYAGQFAGYQQQYMGMGGVQLPWALGGGVGGVGGVGGVAAMSQPPQVLHYPVQHFQVQPIGEDEWLAPSLLV